One part of the Thermus thermamylovorans genome encodes these proteins:
- a CDS encoding MFS transporter: MLPLLAWLHAANDLFSNFLTPLLPKLMAHFGVGLGTVGLLVSVYSLTGSLLQPLAGLIADRADRRLLAALGPVLVALGMGSLGLWPRFEVLLLVLALAGLGSALFHASGASLVGELAPKDRRGFWLSFFGSAGYLGLSLGPIVALFAVGAWGLAGLIWLTPLALLPALLLFRLPPVRRQGRPAGFGDFLRVFRGDVARLWGMATLRSLVFMSFATTLPYWFAQKGLPDAYTAFSLSVYSFSATLGAFLGGTLSDRLGRKAVLVGTLAFGLPLYLALLLLPPGGLAYLLLLAVTGALMNAGIPVAVALAQELEPGQTATVSGLLMGFTWGFAGLLYAPIGHLVEAYGVMPVLLSLGVLILPAWALARSVGEPRPREA; encoded by the coding sequence GTGCTGCCCCTTTTGGCCTGGCTGCACGCGGCCAACGACCTCTTCTCCAACTTCCTCACCCCCCTCTTGCCCAAGCTCATGGCCCACTTCGGGGTGGGCTTGGGTACGGTGGGGCTTCTGGTTTCGGTCTACTCCCTCACCGGTAGCCTCCTTCAGCCCCTGGCCGGCCTCATCGCCGACCGCGCCGACCGCAGGCTGCTCGCTGCCCTAGGGCCGGTGCTGGTGGCCCTGGGGATGGGTTCTTTGGGCCTCTGGCCCCGGTTTGAGGTACTCCTTTTGGTGCTCGCCTTGGCGGGCCTGGGCTCAGCCCTCTTCCACGCCTCGGGGGCCAGCCTGGTGGGGGAGCTGGCCCCTAAGGACCGGCGGGGGTTCTGGCTTTCCTTCTTTGGCTCGGCGGGGTACCTGGGCCTCTCCCTGGGCCCCATCGTGGCCCTCTTCGCCGTGGGGGCCTGGGGCCTTGCGGGCCTGATCTGGCTCACCCCCCTGGCCCTCCTGCCCGCCCTCCTCCTCTTCCGGCTGCCCCCCGTCCGGCGCCAGGGGCGGCCTGCGGGCTTCGGGGACTTCCTCCGGGTCTTCCGGGGGGATGTGGCCCGGCTTTGGGGCATGGCTACCCTGAGGAGCCTGGTCTTCATGAGCTTCGCCACCACCCTGCCCTACTGGTTCGCCCAGAAGGGCCTCCCCGACGCTTACACCGCCTTCAGCCTCTCCGTCTACAGCTTTTCCGCCACCCTGGGGGCTTTTCTGGGAGGAACCCTCTCCGACCGGCTGGGCCGCAAGGCGGTGCTGGTGGGGACCCTGGCCTTCGGGCTTCCCCTCTACCTGGCCCTCCTCCTCCTCCCCCCGGGGGGCCTGGCCTACCTCCTCCTCCTGGCGGTCACCGGGGCCTTGATGAACGCCGGCATCCCCGTGGCCGTGGCCCTGGCCCAGGAGCTGGAGCCGGGGCAGACGGCCACGGTCTCGGGGCTGCTCATGGGCTTCACCTGGGGGTTTGCCGGGCTCCTCTACGCCCCCATCGGCCACCTGGTGGAGGCCTACGGGGTGATGCCCGTGTTGCTGAGCCTGGGGGTCCTGATCCTGCCCGCCTGGGCCCTGGCCCGCTCCGTGGGGGAGCCCAGGCCCCGGGAGGCCTGA
- a CDS encoding peptidylprolyl isomerase, which yields MFGLSKRFITFLFGFLALAFAVGAILLFTPQAGQQARGQPILWVNGQAVHELDLLRLQGGDPLYAASPQGLLRTLVDTHFLEQVILTEALKQDAARVRVGGAEVRREVDRIREQFGLREKRAYEMFLNQIGFTDAQLRAEIRHQLQIQKRLEQIRSAARPTPEEVRFYYEVHREDYRTEPRVRARQIVVDERGLAEELLARARAGEDFALLAREHSRVGAEGDGALGAGPGEREPRPVSRVVFPEPVAQAVFALRGPGLVGPLEAGGRFYLVRVEEYLPPRVSDFEEIRERVERDAQAAKGDAALEAYLEELRQRAQVRFAEGSPYAYQNPTVARVGEREIRLTQVLQPVFGNPQTALLIQQGLGELAVQFFLPQALEDLIERELLVEAARASGLPFIGSRDEIAEAYLLYRTQDLTATEEEARRFYAENPAFFTVPASAEVVGVSFREEAKARAFREGALRSRDLQGLARAQEGTATEYGTVRPGQLPVILDQLVFRVREAFPEGPLGEVTEVLKLEDGTYMVLLIRNRQPELVRPLGESLEEAKELVVARKRQEKAEALIRELREGAEVENRLGQVLAELAPPREEAPEEAPAEEAPATP from the coding sequence GTGTTTGGCTTGAGCAAGCGGTTCATCACCTTCCTCTTCGGCTTTCTCGCCCTGGCCTTCGCCGTGGGGGCCATCCTCCTCTTCACCCCCCAGGCGGGGCAGCAGGCCCGGGGCCAGCCGATCCTCTGGGTGAACGGCCAGGCGGTCCACGAGCTGGACCTCCTGCGGCTCCAGGGAGGGGATCCCCTCTACGCCGCAAGCCCCCAGGGGCTTCTCCGGACCCTGGTGGACACCCACTTCTTGGAGCAGGTGATCCTCACCGAAGCCCTCAAGCAGGACGCGGCCCGGGTGCGGGTGGGGGGCGCCGAGGTGCGGCGGGAGGTGGACCGCATCCGTGAGCAGTTCGGCCTGCGGGAGAAGCGGGCCTACGAGATGTTCCTGAACCAGATCGGTTTCACCGACGCCCAGCTGCGGGCGGAGATCCGCCACCAGCTGCAGATCCAAAAGCGCCTGGAGCAGATCCGCTCCGCCGCCCGGCCCACCCCCGAGGAGGTGCGCTTCTACTACGAGGTGCACCGGGAGGACTACCGCACCGAGCCCCGGGTGCGGGCGCGGCAGATCGTGGTGGACGAAAGGGGGCTGGCGGAGGAACTCCTCGCCCGGGCCCGGGCCGGGGAGGACTTCGCCCTCCTGGCCCGGGAGCACTCCCGGGTGGGGGCAGAGGGGGACGGGGCCCTGGGAGCTGGGCCCGGGGAGAGGGAACCCCGGCCGGTGAGCCGGGTGGTCTTCCCCGAACCGGTGGCCCAGGCGGTCTTCGCCCTCCGGGGGCCCGGCCTGGTGGGACCCCTGGAGGCCGGGGGGCGGTTCTACCTGGTGCGGGTGGAGGAGTACCTGCCCCCCAGGGTGTCCGACTTTGAGGAGATCCGGGAGCGGGTGGAGCGGGACGCCCAGGCGGCCAAGGGAGATGCAGCCCTGGAGGCCTACCTGGAGGAGCTCCGGCAAAGGGCCCAGGTGCGCTTCGCCGAGGGGAGCCCCTACGCTTACCAGAACCCCACCGTGGCCCGGGTGGGGGAGCGGGAGATCCGCCTCACCCAGGTGCTCCAGCCGGTCTTCGGCAACCCCCAGACCGCCCTCCTGATCCAGCAAGGCCTGGGGGAGCTGGCGGTGCAGTTCTTCCTGCCCCAGGCCCTGGAGGACCTCATCGAGCGGGAGCTCCTGGTGGAGGCAGCCCGGGCCAGCGGCCTGCCCTTCATAGGCAGCCGGGACGAGATCGCCGAGGCCTACCTCCTCTACCGGACCCAGGACCTCACCGCCACCGAGGAGGAGGCCCGCCGCTTCTACGCGGAAAACCCCGCCTTCTTCACCGTGCCCGCCAGCGCCGAGGTGGTGGGGGTGAGCTTCCGGGAGGAGGCCAAGGCCCGGGCCTTCCGGGAGGGGGCCTTGCGGAGCCGGGATCTCCAGGGCCTGGCCCGGGCCCAGGAGGGCACGGCCACGGAGTACGGCACCGTGCGCCCCGGGCAGCTCCCCGTCATCCTGGACCAGCTGGTCTTCCGGGTGCGGGAGGCCTTCCCCGAAGGCCCCCTGGGGGAGGTGACGGAAGTGCTCAAGCTGGAGGACGGGACCTATATGGTCCTCCTGATCCGCAACCGCCAGCCCGAGTTGGTGCGCCCCCTGGGGGAAAGCCTGGAGGAGGCCAAGGAGCTGGTGGTGGCCAGGAAGCGCCAGGAAAAGGCCGAGGCCCTGATCCGGGAGCTGAGGGAGGGGGCCGAGGTGGAAAACCGCCTGGGCCAGGTGCTGGCGGAGCTGGCCCCCCCGAGGGAGGAGGCGCCCGAGGAGGCGCCGGCGGAAGAGGCCCCCGCTACACCCTAA
- a CDS encoding alpha-D-glucose phosphate-specific phosphoglucomutase, which translates to MDLPRLLTLYYEERPDPEDPHRRVAFGTSGHRGTSLKGTFTEAHVLAIAQAIADLRASFGATGPLFLGKDTHALSEPAWATALSVFAANGLEVRIELEEGYTPTPLVSLAILEHNARHEAKADGVLLTPSHNPPEDGGFKYNPPTGGPADTRVTRAIEERANALLKEGLKGVRRLPLREALGRARAFDYAGLYAEKVAEAVDLEAIRASGLRLGVDPLGGASLRVWERLAEHHRLNLEVVNPTLDPTFRFMPKDHDGRIRMDCSSPHAMAGLLALKDRYDLAVGNDPDADRHGIVTRRGLMNPNHYLAAAVHHLYTTRAWPGAKVGKTAVTSAFLDRVARALGREVYETPVGFKYFVEGLLGGWLGFGGEESAGASFLRFDGRPFATDKDGLLLGLLAAEILAKQGKAPDELYEGLAQALGRPHYARLDLPIPPEAKARLAHLSPEEVKERELAGEPILQVLTHAPGNGEPLGGVKVVTASAWFAARPSGTEDVAKVYAESFQGEGHLKEVLEAAMALVGRVLGGA; encoded by the coding sequence ATGGACCTCCCCCGGCTCCTCACCCTCTACTACGAGGAACGCCCTGACCCGGAAGACCCCCACCGGAGGGTGGCCTTCGGCACCAGCGGCCACCGGGGCACGAGCCTCAAGGGGACCTTCACCGAGGCCCATGTCCTGGCCATCGCCCAGGCGATCGCCGACCTCCGGGCCTCCTTCGGGGCCACGGGGCCCCTTTTCCTCGGCAAGGACACCCACGCCCTTTCTGAGCCCGCCTGGGCCACGGCGCTTTCCGTCTTCGCCGCCAACGGCCTCGAGGTGCGCATCGAGCTGGAGGAGGGCTACACCCCCACCCCCCTGGTTTCCCTGGCCATCCTGGAACACAACGCCCGCCACGAGGCCAAGGCCGACGGCGTCCTCCTCACCCCCAGCCACAACCCCCCGGAGGACGGGGGCTTCAAGTACAACCCCCCCACGGGGGGCCCGGCGGACACCCGGGTCACCCGGGCCATCGAGGAGCGGGCCAACGCCCTCCTGAAGGAAGGGCTCAAGGGGGTGCGGCGCCTCCCCCTGCGGGAGGCCTTGGGGCGGGCCCGGGCCTTCGACTATGCCGGGCTCTACGCGGAGAAGGTGGCGGAGGCGGTGGACCTGGAGGCCATCCGGGCTTCCGGGTTGCGCCTTGGCGTGGACCCCCTGGGCGGGGCGAGCCTGAGGGTCTGGGAGCGCCTGGCGGAGCACCACCGCCTGAACCTGGAGGTGGTGAACCCCACCCTGGATCCCACCTTCCGCTTCATGCCCAAGGACCACGACGGCAGAATCCGCATGGACTGCTCCAGCCCCCACGCCATGGCGGGGCTTCTCGCCCTCAAGGACCGCTACGACCTGGCCGTCGGCAACGACCCCGACGCCGACCGCCACGGGATCGTCACCCGGCGGGGCCTCATGAACCCCAACCACTACCTGGCGGCCGCCGTCCACCACCTTTACACCACCCGCGCCTGGCCGGGGGCCAAGGTGGGCAAGACCGCGGTCACCAGCGCCTTCCTGGACCGGGTGGCCCGGGCCCTGGGCCGGGAGGTCTACGAGACCCCGGTGGGCTTCAAGTACTTCGTGGAGGGGCTCCTGGGGGGCTGGCTCGGCTTCGGCGGGGAGGAAAGCGCGGGGGCGAGCTTCCTCCGCTTCGACGGCAGGCCCTTCGCCACCGACAAAGACGGCCTCCTGCTGGGCCTCCTGGCGGCGGAGATCCTGGCCAAGCAGGGAAAGGCCCCCGACGAGCTCTACGAGGGGCTGGCCCAGGCCCTGGGCCGCCCCCACTACGCCCGCCTGGACCTGCCCATCCCCCCCGAGGCCAAGGCCAGGCTCGCCCACCTCTCCCCGGAGGAGGTAAAGGAGCGGGAGCTCGCCGGGGAACCCATCCTCCAGGTCCTCACCCACGCCCCGGGAAACGGGGAGCCCCTGGGAGGGGTCAAGGTGGTCACGGCCAGCGCCTGGTTCGCCGCCCGGCCCAGCGGCACCGAGGACGTGGCCAAGGTGTACGCGGAAAGCTTCCAGGGAGAAGGGCACCTAAAGGAGGTCCTCGAGGCCGCCATGGCGCTGGTGGGCAGGGTCCTGGGAGGGGCCTAG
- a CDS encoding carbohydrate ABC transporter permease, producing the protein MRRRQRSAFLLGLLAFLVGLVWLVPFLGVLMSALRPQVEILDGWWRFPGTFSLDNFAGALNHPTAPLALGMRNSLQVALPATLIPLLVGALAAYSLVRFRLPFRGTVLMAAALLLAVPQQMVAVPLFQLLNRLDLLDTYTGLVLVHSAWGLPWILLFLRGYLETLPKELEEAAWVDGANRYQIFFRIVLPLMFPALASVGALQFNWVWNDFFLALILIFSPEKMVATQMIPYLRGQFLVDWGLLSAGTILTMLAPILVFLLLQRYYIQGLIGGAAK; encoded by the coding sequence GTGCGGCGCAGGCAACGCAGCGCCTTTCTCCTCGGCCTCCTGGCCTTCCTGGTGGGCCTGGTCTGGCTCGTCCCCTTCCTGGGGGTGCTGATGTCGGCCCTAAGGCCCCAGGTGGAGATCCTGGACGGCTGGTGGCGGTTTCCTGGCACCTTTTCCCTGGACAACTTCGCGGGCGCCCTGAACCACCCCACCGCCCCCCTGGCTCTGGGCATGCGCAACTCCCTGCAGGTGGCCCTGCCCGCCACCCTCATCCCCCTTCTGGTGGGGGCCCTGGCCGCCTACAGCCTGGTCCGCTTCCGCCTGCCCTTCCGGGGGACGGTGCTCATGGCGGCGGCCCTCCTCCTGGCCGTGCCCCAGCAGATGGTGGCCGTGCCCCTCTTCCAGCTCCTGAACCGCCTGGACCTCCTGGACACCTACACTGGCCTGGTCCTGGTCCACAGCGCCTGGGGCCTGCCCTGGATCCTCCTCTTCCTGCGGGGCTACCTGGAGACCCTGCCCAAGGAACTGGAGGAGGCCGCCTGGGTGGATGGGGCCAACCGCTACCAGATCTTCTTCCGCATCGTTCTGCCCCTCATGTTCCCCGCCCTGGCCTCCGTGGGAGCCCTGCAGTTTAACTGGGTGTGGAACGACTTCTTCCTGGCCCTGATCCTCATCTTCAGCCCGGAGAAGATGGTGGCCACCCAGATGATCCCCTACCTCCGGGGCCAGTTCCTGGTGGACTGGGGCCTCCTCTCCGCGGGGACCATCCTCACCATGCTGGCCCCGATCCTGGTCTTCCTCCTCCTGCAGCGCTACTACATCCAGGGGCTGATCGGGGGGGCGGCCAAGTAG
- a CDS encoding carbohydrate ABC transporter permease, whose protein sequence is MRRETVGRQETLPALLFILPALVLIGVFILWPALETLRLAFLGPQGFAGLANFREVLGSPDTFNPGRFPGSPPPWGSLVHNALWILIHLPLTVLLGLFLAVLFSRLKGWWVSLLRLAIFLGMVTPLVVGGVLIRFLFDQNAGLVPQVLGLLGLGAPWDRTWTAYPETALLALILGSVWLWTGFSMVLHAAGLSTIDPELYEAAEIDGATAWHQFWFITLPLLWPVTMVVIALTLLWELKIFDIVFVATQGGPGGASLVLALQMYLYAFRDLDFHRAAATATLLTLVSLPIGLWFARRSLGGGR, encoded by the coding sequence TTGCGGAGGGAGACTGTGGGGCGCCAAGAGACCCTTCCTGCTCTCCTCTTCATCCTTCCCGCCCTGGTCCTGATCGGCGTCTTCATCCTCTGGCCCGCCCTGGAGACCCTGCGCCTGGCCTTCCTGGGCCCCCAGGGCTTCGCGGGCCTGGCCAACTTCCGGGAGGTCCTGGGGAGCCCGGACACCTTTAACCCGGGGCGGTTTCCGGGAAGCCCCCCTCCCTGGGGCTCCCTGGTCCACAACGCCCTCTGGATCCTCATCCACCTGCCCCTCACCGTCCTCCTGGGCCTCTTCCTGGCCGTGCTCTTCTCCCGCCTCAAGGGCTGGTGGGTGAGCCTCCTGCGGCTGGCCATCTTCCTGGGGATGGTCACCCCCCTGGTGGTGGGGGGGGTCCTGATCCGCTTCCTCTTTGACCAGAACGCGGGCCTGGTCCCCCAGGTCCTCGGCCTCCTCGGCCTGGGCGCTCCCTGGGACCGCACCTGGACCGCCTACCCCGAGACCGCCCTTCTGGCCCTCATCCTGGGCTCGGTGTGGCTTTGGACGGGGTTTAGCATGGTCCTGCACGCCGCGGGGCTTTCCACCATCGACCCCGAGCTTTACGAGGCGGCGGAGATCGACGGGGCCACGGCCTGGCACCAGTTCTGGTTTATCACCCTGCCCCTCCTGTGGCCGGTCACCATGGTGGTCATCGCCCTCACCCTGCTTTGGGAGCTGAAGATCTTCGACATCGTCTTCGTGGCCACCCAGGGGGGCCCCGGAGGGGCCTCCTTGGTGCTGGCCCTGCAGATGTACCTCTACGCCTTCCGGGACCTGGACTTCCACCGGGCGGCGGCCACCGCCACCCTGCTCACCCTGGTCAGCCTGCCCATCGGCCTCTGGTTCGCCCGGCGCAGCCTGGGGGGAGGGAGGTAG
- a CDS encoding extracellular solute-binding protein, translating into MRRLACFLVAALGLGFAQTLTVVGPWSGSEAEEFLPVLRAFQQQTGIRVEYQVRRAEDLAQILPAQFAARRTVGDVIFMWSWWIGQNARHAEDLRVQAQGVPFLLDTVRDGERVVGLPYVMFAKPGFWYRRSFFQRHGLSEPRSWEEFVALLDRIRALPGVRAPIASGNGVGWPLSDVVEHFLATYGGPEMNLALMGGRLRWQDPRVRQVFAQRLIPLLERRHFSDPIEWTQALQLWWRGDYGLFFMGNWITGMVEDPADLGVFPLPGARAVVGGADYLFVPSYSPNAEAAKRLVAFLVSREGVELRVRQGGKLSMRADVGPASYPPAEQALARALAGLRIIPDLDDTVGGAWQQAFWDQLKLLWVRPGALDDVLRTLDDRMPRR; encoded by the coding sequence ATGCGGAGGTTGGCCTGTTTTCTCGTGGCGGCCCTGGGCTTGGGCTTCGCCCAGACGTTGACCGTGGTGGGCCCCTGGTCGGGGTCCGAGGCGGAGGAGTTCCTCCCCGTCTTGCGGGCCTTCCAGCAGCAGACGGGTATCCGGGTGGAGTATCAGGTTCGGCGGGCGGAGGACCTGGCCCAGATCCTCCCCGCCCAGTTCGCCGCCCGGCGCACCGTGGGGGATGTGATCTTCATGTGGAGCTGGTGGATCGGGCAGAACGCCCGGCACGCCGAGGACCTCCGCGTTCAGGCCCAGGGGGTGCCCTTCCTGCTGGACACGGTGCGGGACGGGGAGCGGGTGGTGGGGCTCCCCTACGTGATGTTCGCCAAGCCGGGCTTCTGGTACCGGCGCTCCTTCTTCCAGAGGCACGGCCTCTCCGAACCCCGGAGCTGGGAGGAGTTCGTGGCCCTGCTGGACAGGATCCGCGCCCTCCCCGGGGTCAGGGCCCCCATCGCCTCGGGCAACGGGGTGGGCTGGCCCCTTTCCGATGTGGTGGAGCACTTCCTGGCCACCTACGGCGGTCCGGAGATGAACCTGGCCCTGATGGGGGGCCGCCTACGCTGGCAGGATCCCCGGGTGCGCCAGGTCTTCGCCCAGCGCCTCATCCCCCTCCTGGAGCGCCGGCACTTTAGCGACCCCATCGAGTGGACCCAGGCCCTGCAGCTCTGGTGGCGGGGGGATTATGGCCTCTTCTTCATGGGCAACTGGATCACCGGCATGGTGGAGGACCCCGCCGATCTGGGCGTCTTCCCCCTTCCCGGGGCCCGGGCGGTGGTGGGGGGAGCGGACTACCTCTTCGTGCCCAGCTACTCCCCCAATGCCGAGGCGGCCAAGCGCCTGGTGGCCTTCCTGGTGAGCCGGGAGGGGGTGGAGCTGCGCGTGCGCCAGGGGGGCAAGCTCTCCATGCGGGCCGATGTGGGGCCGGCCTCCTATCCCCCCGCCGAGCAGGCCCTGGCCCGAGCCCTGGCGGGCCTGAGGATCATCCCCGACCTGGACGACACCGTGGGTGGGGCCTGGCAGCAGGCCTTCTGGGACCAGCTCAAGCTCCTCTGGGTGCGCCCCGGGGCCCTGGACGATGTCCTCAGGACCCTGGACGACCGGATGCCCCGGCGGTAG
- the glmS gene encoding glutamine--fructose-6-phosphate transaminase (isomerizing), translating into MCGIVGYVGFRNATDVLIDGLRRLEYRGYDSAGVAVRTPVGLKVVKRSGKLSALEGALKEEHLEGSLGIGHTRWATHGAPTDPNAHPHTTEDGRIAVIHNGIIENYLELKEALLARGHRFRSETDSEVLAHLVEERYRGDLLQALREALKEVRGAYAVVVAHGAHEEIVAARTVSPLVVGLGEGENFLASDVPALLPYTRRVVFLHDGDLARITREGVEVIDLGGQPLKREVVEIDWSLEAAEKGGFPHYMLKEIYEQPWVLENTLGGRLREEEGDVDLGLALDPKEVARVHLIACGTAAYAGWYGKYLLEALARIPTEWDVASEYRYRDPVVDARTLAIAISQSGETIDTLEGIREARRKGARTLGVINAKGSSLTREVEDVLYIHAGPEIGVASTKAYTAMLAAMVLLAVRFGRARGTLSKEVARELLQEMRKLPRLVEEVLERRPLIAHIAEKYHQTQDFLFLGRHVQAPTAYEGALKLKEISYIHAEAYPAGEMKHGPIALIDERLPVVVLATKGPLYEKTLANIQEVRARGGRVIAIATEGDEELPKVAQDVVYLPEVHPLLAPIVSVVPLQLLAYEIAVLLGRDVDQPRNLAKSVTVE; encoded by the coding sequence ATGTGCGGAATCGTCGGGTATGTGGGCTTTCGCAACGCCACGGATGTGCTCATCGACGGGCTGAGGCGGCTGGAGTACCGGGGGTACGACTCCGCCGGGGTGGCGGTGAGGACCCCGGTGGGCCTTAAGGTGGTGAAGCGCTCGGGGAAGCTTTCTGCCCTGGAGGGTGCCCTCAAGGAGGAGCACCTGGAGGGGTCTTTGGGCATCGGCCACACCCGCTGGGCCACCCACGGGGCCCCTACCGATCCCAACGCCCATCCCCACACCACGGAGGACGGCCGGATCGCCGTGATCCACAACGGCATCATCGAGAACTACCTGGAGCTCAAGGAGGCCCTCCTGGCCCGGGGCCACCGCTTCCGCTCGGAGACGGACAGCGAGGTGCTGGCCCATCTGGTGGAGGAACGGTACCGGGGAGATCTCCTCCAGGCCCTGCGGGAGGCTCTCAAGGAGGTGCGGGGGGCCTACGCGGTGGTGGTGGCCCACGGGGCCCACGAGGAGATCGTGGCCGCGCGCACGGTGAGCCCCCTGGTGGTCGGCCTGGGCGAAGGGGAGAACTTCCTGGCCTCGGATGTCCCCGCCCTCCTGCCCTACACCCGGCGGGTCGTCTTCCTCCACGACGGGGACCTGGCCCGCATCACCCGGGAGGGGGTGGAGGTGATCGACCTCGGGGGCCAGCCCCTGAAGCGGGAGGTGGTGGAGATCGACTGGAGCCTCGAGGCCGCGGAGAAGGGCGGCTTCCCCCACTACATGCTCAAGGAGATCTACGAGCAGCCCTGGGTGCTGGAGAACACCCTGGGGGGCCGCCTCCGGGAGGAGGAAGGGGACGTGGACCTGGGGCTTGCCCTGGACCCCAAGGAGGTGGCAAGGGTCCACCTGATCGCCTGCGGCACCGCGGCTTACGCGGGCTGGTACGGGAAGTACCTCCTGGAGGCCCTGGCCCGCATCCCCACGGAGTGGGACGTGGCCAGCGAGTACCGCTACCGGGATCCCGTGGTGGACGCGAGGACCCTGGCCATCGCCATCAGCCAGTCCGGGGAGACCATCGACACCCTGGAAGGGATCCGGGAGGCCAGGCGCAAGGGGGCCCGCACCTTAGGGGTCATCAACGCCAAGGGCAGCAGCCTCACCCGGGAGGTGGAGGACGTCCTCTACATCCACGCGGGCCCCGAGATCGGGGTGGCCTCCACCAAAGCCTACACCGCCATGCTGGCGGCCATGGTCCTGCTGGCGGTGCGCTTCGGCCGGGCCCGGGGCACCCTCTCCAAGGAGGTGGCCCGGGAGCTTCTCCAGGAGATGCGCAAGCTCCCCCGCCTGGTGGAGGAAGTGCTGGAAAGGCGGCCCCTCATCGCCCACATCGCCGAGAAGTACCACCAGACCCAGGACTTCCTCTTCCTGGGGCGGCACGTGCAGGCCCCCACCGCCTACGAGGGGGCCTTGAAGCTCAAGGAGATCAGCTACATCCACGCGGAGGCCTACCCCGCGGGGGAGATGAAGCACGGGCCCATCGCCCTCATCGACGAGCGGCTCCCCGTGGTGGTCCTGGCCACAAAAGGCCCCCTTTACGAGAAGACCCTCGCCAACATCCAGGAGGTGCGGGCCCGGGGGGGGAGGGTGATCGCCATCGCCACGGAAGGGGATGAGGAGCTGCCCAAGGTGGCCCAGGACGTGGTCTACCTGCCCGAGGTCCACCCCCTCCTCGCCCCCATCGTGAGCGTGGTACCCCTGCAGCTTCTGGCCTACGAGATCGCCGTCCTCCTGGGGCGGGACGTGGACCAGCCCCGGAACCTGGCCAAGAGCGTGACCGTGGAGTAA
- a CDS encoding HD domain-containing phosphohydrolase: protein MASGRAELGRLRALAQAWRLLAPLERPEEVYHQVVATAKAHTRAVSTLFFRYLPEEEALVLVAAEGMARDMVGFRLGRGRGVSWQVLQGREPLFLADASREPRAVFLSGQPCPGAYLGVAVRDPEGRPLGVLSMDTAGGVGEILPEEGFWIQALAEAAGVVLARIAALEQARKEAARARALLELSLALEGAREPFSMAREALETLLRLTPYHGGALYLLRSGTVRPAVFCGRYPPGFPGLYQEHPIRPGEGLLGHPRLWQGPVYVEDYARFPGALRPYAESGLTSALLVPLRPGGRRFGVLALGSFGERVPYHPEDLTVLRLVAGRLEEALERLFHLRALRATREAALKALARVLEYRDLETRGHTERVAELSLRLGMVLGFPDLEGLRLGAYFHDLGKLALPDEILRKPAALSTGEWRAVKTHPEVGLEILKSLPFLPRAALNVVLYHHERWDGSGYPRGLRGEEIPLEARIFAVVDVYDALLSERPYKRAWTREEAKRELRDQAGRGLDPKAVEALLDLIGEGG from the coding sequence ATGGCCTCCGGCAGGGCGGAGCTCGGGCGTCTGCGGGCCCTGGCCCAGGCCTGGCGCCTGCTGGCTCCCCTGGAGCGGCCGGAGGAGGTCTACCACCAGGTGGTGGCCACCGCCAAGGCCCACACCCGGGCGGTCTCCACCCTCTTCTTCCGTTACCTCCCCGAGGAGGAGGCCCTGGTGCTGGTGGCCGCCGAGGGGATGGCCCGGGACATGGTGGGCTTCCGCCTGGGGCGGGGGCGGGGGGTTTCTTGGCAGGTGCTGCAGGGGAGAGAACCCCTCTTCCTGGCGGACGCGAGCCGGGAGCCGAGGGCGGTCTTCCTCTCCGGCCAGCCCTGCCCCGGGGCCTACCTGGGGGTGGCGGTGCGCGACCCGGAGGGGCGGCCCCTGGGGGTCCTCTCCATGGACACCGCCGGGGGGGTGGGGGAGATCCTTCCCGAGGAGGGGTTCTGGATCCAGGCCCTGGCGGAGGCCGCCGGGGTGGTCCTGGCCCGCATCGCTGCCCTGGAGCAGGCCCGTAAGGAGGCGGCTCGGGCCCGGGCCCTCCTTGAGCTCTCCCTGGCCCTGGAAGGCGCCCGGGAGCCCTTCTCCATGGCCCGGGAGGCCCTGGAGACCCTCCTCCGCCTCACCCCCTACCATGGGGGAGCCCTCTACCTCCTCCGCTCGGGGACCGTCCGCCCAGCGGTCTTCTGCGGCCGTTACCCCCCGGGCTTCCCTGGGCTTTACCAGGAGCACCCCATCCGCCCAGGGGAGGGGCTTTTGGGCCACCCCCGGCTGTGGCAAGGGCCGGTGTACGTGGAGGACTACGCCCGCTTCCCTGGCGCCCTCAGGCCCTACGCGGAAAGCGGCCTCACCTCAGCCCTCCTGGTGCCCTTGAGGCCCGGGGGGCGGCGCTTTGGGGTCCTGGCCCTGGGATCCTTTGGGGAGCGGGTTCCCTACCACCCCGAGGACCTGACCGTCTTGCGCCTGGTGGCCGGGCGCCTGGAGGAGGCCCTGGAGCGGCTTTTCCACCTCCGCGCCCTCAGAGCCACTCGGGAGGCGGCCCTCAAAGCCCTGGCCCGGGTCCTGGAGTACCGCGACCTGGAGACCCGGGGGCACACGGAGCGGGTGGCGGAGCTCTCCTTGCGCCTGGGGATGGTCCTGGGGTTTCCCGACCTCGAGGGCCTGCGCCTGGGGGCCTACTTCCACGACCTGGGTAAGCTGGCCCTGCCGGACGAGATCCTGCGCAAGCCCGCGGCGCTTTCCACGGGGGAGTGGCGGGCGGTGAAGACCCACCCCGAGGTGGGCCTGGAGATCCTGAAGAGCCTGCCCTTCCTCCCCCGGGCGGCCCTCAACGTGGTCCTTTACCACCACGAGCGCTGGGACGGCTCGGGCTACCCCAGGGGGCTAAGAGGGGAGGAGATCCCTTTGGAGGCCCGCATCTTCGCCGTGGTGGACGTGTACGACGCCCTCCTTTCCGAGCGCCCCTACAAGCGGGCCTGGACCCGCGAGGAGGCCAAGAGAGAGCTCAGGGACCAGGCGGGAAGGGGCCTGGATCCGAAGGCGGTGGAAGCCCTTTTGGACCTGATCGGGGAGGGGGGCTAG